Below is a genomic region from Miscanthus floridulus cultivar M001 chromosome 1, ASM1932011v1, whole genome shotgun sequence.
TCGGGAGGACGACGCTGCAGCCCGACGTCAAGAGGCAACTGCAGAGCGACGTGCTGGCCGTGACGCGGGCCATGCTGGCGTTCCCGCTCAGGCTGCCGGGCACCAGGTTCCACGCGGGCCTCCGGGCGAGGAAAAGGATCATGGAGGTGCTGAGGCAAGAGATAGCCTCCAGGCAGAGACGGATCATGGAcgacatggaggaggaggaggaggacgacgacgatcaccatcatcatcacagCAAGCACGACAACGACTTTCTGcagagccttcttcttctcaggaggaggaggaggaggagccagcagcagcagctcctgcaACTGCGACAACAGTCACCATCGAACGAGGACCTCTTCCTCACTGACGACCAGATTGTCGACAACATCTTGACGCTCATCATTGCCGGTATGGCTTACATGCATACTAGTACTCCGTGTTTGTTAAATAACAGTTTGCATGTGCATGTTCTTATTAATTACTATATTATAAAAAATAACAGGCCAGGTTACGACAGCAAGCGCAATTACATGGATGGTCAAGTACCTGGCTGACAACAAAGACTTTCAAGAAACCTTAAGGGTACGGTGGGTTGGTCAGTCAGAGTCAGTCAGtccaaatgaaatgaaatgaatGTCGAATCTGAATCTGTTCTTATACGGGGCCTGTTTGGCAGAGATTCACCAGCTTTAGATTCACTATTTTCAGCTCCACTCCACCAAAAATTTTCCAAACACTCTAGATCCACCAAATCTGGATTTTTTGTGGATCTAGAGGCCAGATTCACCAAATTAGTGGAGCTCCTCGGGGGTGCTCCACCAACTCAAGTTTGATGGAGTTGGGGAAAATTACCTACCAATGCCACGGTTTACACAAATAACGCTTTGTTGTGTttcctttctttcctttcttcttcgcgTGGCCGCACCCGGTGCCAGCACCACTGGAGCCGTGCCCCATCCCCATAGGGGCTCATGCCGAACTGGAGCCCCAATCGCGCCCTCACCGACCGGGTGCCCTCGTCGGCTGCGCTTGCTGACACCGCGCGCGCCCTCGCCATTGTCCTCGGCCGACCACGCCCGCCGGCCCCGTGCCCGCACCACTGGAGCCCCAACCGTGCCCCACCGGAGCCCCAACCAGCAACCGTGCCCTCGCCCTCACCTTCCGTCGGCCCCGTGCCTCGGCCGTGGCCACGCCCCTTCGCCCCACACCGCTGGAGCACCGTCCACCCCGCACCGTCGATCCGCATCGCCCAGTTCGTCGCCCAACTCCGATGAGGCCACGGGGTCACCGACCTCGTGCCTATCCGCCGTGGCCGCGCCCGGCGAGgccgcccgcgcccgccaccTTGCGCCTGCCTGTCGTGCAATGTGCTCTGCTCGATAGGAGGATAAAGAAGAGCTGATGTGTGGGCCCAGGTTGGTAGTGAGACAGAGAGAACACCAGAGTCCAAGGGCAATTCTGGTCATTCTAATGAAAATGCCCTTGCGTGGATCTGGAGCTGCTAACTTAGCCAAACAGTTCCCTGGTAGATCTAGGCTGGATCTAAGATCCACGGTGGAGCTAATCCACGTTGAATTCCAGATCCAGATTCAATTTTTCCAGTGGTGAATCTCTGCCAAACAGGCCCATAATATGGCAGGCAGTATATATGCTAGTAGCTCCATTTTCTTGTTGTTGATGCAAACTGAAGCACAGTATGTACTATTATGCATGCAGTCGGTTCAGCTGGAGCTGGCACTGAAGCACAAGGccgatggggatggggatggggatggggacggggaTGCGGATGCCCCCCTGACGCTCCAACATCTCAACAGCATGGAGCTTGCATACATGGTCGGTGTCCACTCCAGATAGCCTCAACATCCACAATTATTATTTGTAAATCTGATAATATAATATACAGAGTATATATGTAATTTGGATATATTCTTGCTGCAtgcatatgcatcatatcatcTATCGTAGACGGTTAAAGAATCATTGAGGATGGCGAGCATAGTTTCCTGGTTTCCAAGGGTAGCACTCGAGGACTGCCAGGTTGCAGGTATCCATCAATCCACTCTTCCATTTTTATCTACGACCTGCTCATTTCATTCAttttcattttctgaaatttatgaGATGTGTGTGTATTGACAAACAACACAAGCACTACATACAGGGTTTCACATCAACAAGGGGTGGATTGTGAACATTGATGCGAGGGCACTACACTATGATGCAACGCTTTACGACAACCCCACCATGTTTGATCCTTCAAGATTCAAGGTAAGTTAGTTAATTAGTTTTTGGTTCAACACCTAATACCATATGCACTATATATGATGAAACAATTTGATTACCTAGCACGCATATATGTATGGGTGGGTTGAACTTAAACAGGGGGAGGATACATATACGAAGCGGCAGGCTCCGTACAGCTTCCTGGTGTTCGGAGCAGGCGGCAGAACCTGCCTGGGGATGAACCTCGCCAAAATCATGATGCTCATTTTTCTGCACCACCTTGTTACAAATTGGAGGTACGTAATTAAGGAGGTTCCAACGTACTCAGGAGTAGAATAGTATTTAGCACACAGCAGGCAGCAGCACCAACAATGAATTGAACGAATACACCAAACTGATTGGTATATTCTCTTATGATTGCAGATGGGAGATGGCCGACGATGACCCAAGCCTTGAGAAGTGGGCAATGTTTCCCAGGCTCAAGAGCGGATGCCCCATTCACCTCACACCCATATCAGATCAACAAGAAGCTAGCTAAGGTGATCACGCACGCATGCCCTCCGCCATATAGCTAGGCGGCAGGAACGTTTCTTCAGGCGCACACTGAATGTGCACGGGAAATTAAGACAAGAAAATAATGTATCGGATGTGTATGTAGTACATACTCGTATAACAATTAATTAAATTAAATGCTCCCCCACAATACAAGACGTGCTTTATTTTTCACCAGTTGATCACCTTTGTGTATGATCTGGTGATGATGAGTGTTCTGAGCAATAGAGTAGACACACAATTAGCTCTCCCCAGCGTGATTTTTGGGCGGCTGTTGCTCATCCTCCTATTTAGTTCGTTTGGCGGAGTCAAGAAGCTGGGTATGGGTATAGAGCGGCTCATAGAGCAGCTCCAGTGTATCCCCCCCGCCCAAAAAAAAAGGAGCAACACCAATGTACCTGCTACCACATGCTAAGAGATAGAGAATCTCCAATAGTTTTTGTAAAACTCACTctataaatcatcatttggagaatCATTCGCATAAAATTTGTTTATCTATATCTTTTCattcttcaatagtttttttatCCTTGTTTGtactctagagagtcattctcgcTTTCTGTTTTTGGCTAACGAGAAATCTAGAATAGAAGACGGTTATATTTGGATAACCAAATAGAGAAGTTGTTGGAGGGTTTTTTTCGatcaaaatctctatttctagtAATTAGGAAGGATACATGGAGTCTCTTAGAGTTGCTCTAACACTCCAGTAGACTCTACTCAAACCTCTATCCTACATTTAAGAGCCAAGAGGGGGGAAAATCACTTCTGCAGGGTCTCTACTCTGGCCCTCAAAAGTAGGAGACCCTCAAATCTCCCCTCGAGTCCTCATTTTTTGGAGGTCTAGAGGGAGCCCCTACTTTTCTGTTTTGACGGTTCATCTTCCTGCCTCGTTCGGAATCGCTCGCCGGAGCGCAACATGCTGCCGCCTGATACCTAGTCCTTCGCCCGGATCCCGTCCCTAGTTCCGCTCGGGGGCGTTGAGATGGACGAGATCTACCCTGGGCCCCCAACTCCTTTCGACAAGGTCGCGTTCGGCTCCTCATAGCGAGGTCGCGGCCAAGCCTCGCACGTTGCAGCTCCCCACTACTTCCCTGTCTCTGGAGGTCGGCTTCCTCCTCCAATTGCCACTTTACTTCCCTCTCCCGACTGCAaggtcgagatgacggactagagggggggggggggtaaatagtcctttctaaaaattaatcacgtcggctaaccgaaacaagtgcggaattaaaactatcggtctagccaagattacatccctctatctatgttctctaacacattccaaagatactaattaagcaacaaaggtgtcgggctagctagagctcacctaatcaattcaagaagtaaggtcacacaaacctatgccactagtactttaagcaacggggagctcctacacatgctagtaagcaaaagcacaaagccacctaagctcactagcaatgctcaataacaaggcaaccaatgccaaattagagagcacaaatacttagctacacaaactaagcaatgtgactaacaaggttacacaaaccaaattagtcacgcaagggagctacttctatgctacacaagcaagaacataactagtgagctacacaagcaaactaattacaagagcaactacacaagcacaatgtatatgaaagtaattacaagcttgtgtaacgaggatgcaaaccaacgggaagaacaaagttgacacggtgatttttctcccgagatttacgtgcttgccaacacgctagtccccgttgtgtcgactgctcacttggtggttcggcggctaattggcatcacccgccaagcccgcacgtcgggcaccgcaaaaacctaccctaaaagtgagggtagctcaatgacacgctcaactagagttcctcttcgcggctcccgtggggcgagcacaatgcccctcacaaagcgcttctccggagcaccgcacaagcttcttatgggcttcgacggagaccaccaccaagccgtctaggaggtggcaacctccaagagtaacaagcaccaccggcttgcaactcgatcacctagtgccactcgatgcaatctcacaatgcaacgcactagaatcacactcactcgcaatcgattcgcactcttgcaagcacaagtgagttagagggcatccaaacACTCCTACataagccacataggcgtgagggtgctcagcTAACGGCCAAAGGTCAACctccacttctatttatagccccatgggctaaactagttgttaccccttcactgggcaaaaatcggaacgaccggacgctccggtcatattgactggacgcaggaccccagcgtccggtcgcgcgatgcacgccatgtggcaCCTGCtttaaatactgagcgcccgatctcaacggttaagttgcgaccggacgtaGCATAGTGAATGACCGGGCGCTGCTATGctagagtccggtcgtttccagagagctcctcgagcctctgttttgcgaccggacgcagaccagcgtccgatcagttctgtGCCCGCGCGCCTAACTCCAATGCCACCTGCATCACCatacatcagcactgaccggatgtagaccctgagcgtccagtcactcttcgcgccagcgtccggtcacaagaccgagaccgcaTGTtcgctgctgccactgaccgaacgcaggacccagcgtccggtcactgcgtgaccagcgtccggtgcactctgtgaaaccctaacTTTTCTGTACAGGACGCCGATGAGGTTTCAAACCTTTCTCGCCtacgttccatcgccgagttgatcgacatcaactccaacttcttctcctttgtaaatgtgccaacaccaccaagtgtacaccaccatgtatatgtgtgttagcttttcacaaatattttccaaaggattggccactcaacttgccacgccactcgatcctagcgacgatgcaaagttagatcactcaagtggcactagatgaccgatatacaaacaagtttgtccctcttgatagtacggccatctatcctaaacccggtcatcaacttctctacacacctatgactggtgaaatgaaataccctaggttatacctttgccttgcgcattccattttatcttctccaatgttgatgcaacacatgcacaaacacgatcaacaatgatatgatccacttcatatcatcacgtgatcatattgattcatcgatcttgacttcacttgctcttcaccgttgccttcgtccatcggcgccaagtcttgctcaagcttcaccgccatgcggtccatcgctccaaagcctgcgacttgcccttcatgcttgcaaccggcccatcaagccaagtcttgtcttgatcttctccaccttgatcacatgactcaatgccatgtctcatgtgcaatgagctccttcatcatcacatgtgtgagctttgcaacatctccaagccattttcaccttcatggcatatgttgctcacacacatgtacctgtggactaatcacctatgtatcttacataaacacaattagtccacctaggttgtcactcaattaccaaaaacacacaaggacctttcaccgacTCCAGTGGCCACCTCCCCCTCCTCTGATTCTCGGTTCCCTTCTCTCTCCCAACAAAGTTCCTTTCCCTCTCCCGACAACCTCTCTCAATGAGGCATGCGACCAGTGCTCTTCCTCCCTCGAATCCTAGTGCTCTAGACGAGGAAGTCATTGACAAGCGGGTCCCAGGTGCCATTCTCTGTTGGAATGAACTTGAGGACCACTGCTAGAGTGCAGCCTAGAAAATAGGGCCCTCAAAAGTGGAGAAAGAGAAAACCCTCAAATAAAAAGTAGGGACCTTGTTTTGATGGGACCTTGTTTTGATGTCTACTGCTAGAGTTGCTTTGGTgtaaggagagagagagaaataaaAAAATGTAACAAAGTGCGGTGCTAGTGAGGAATCTTTTGGAACTACTAGTTTTCTACTTTTGCACCTGGTGTCAACGTTAAACAAATAATTTCCTCTCTCACCCACTCTCCCGTTCTCAAATCTACCAGACATCAGAGCTATTTTTGCTAATTTAGTGTCTTCATTCATGTGGCAAGGTTTGCATCTCCTCACGAGATTGTACAAACAGGCCTTAAGGGCATCCCAGGAGTACTAGAAGTCGCTAGCTGAAGTGGCTCTGAGAAAGAATAAAAAGCAAAAAAAAGGTAACATCTaagtatagatggccaacgggccggcccggcacgacCCCGTGCCAGCATGGCCCGATAGCCAATGGGCcagcacggcacgccgtgcctcccggGCCGTGCCTCACAGGGCCACGGGCCTAGCCttcggcctaggcatggccctatGGGCCGATTTCCGTGTCGGGCCGGCCCACGAAGCACGACCAGAATCatgggccgtgccagcccacggttaatgaattaaaaaacaaaaaaaatcccaaagctcaccggcgagctcgacTGCTCCGCGTGGCTCCATTGTCGCCGCTGCATCCCCTCGCGGATCTAGCATCCCCGTACCACGCTGCCGCCGGATCTGACCAGGGGAGGAGGCCCCGTCCCCGCGTCGTGCCCCTGGACTAGATCCATCGCCGAGGAGCGAGGCCATGGTGCGCCACCGGAGAGGCCCCTCCGGCCCCACCGGATCCATGCGAAGACGCCGCTGCTCGGGGTCGCGCAGCCACTCTCGAAGCCACCGCCACACGCGGAGAAGACCGGATCCGTGAGGAGGAGGCTGGATCTGGGAGAGGGTGGGGGAGGGCGCGACCGTTGCTCCCGGTCGCTCCCGCAGCAGATGCCACCGCCTGGACCGCCTTGGGCTCGCCGGATCTGAGGAAGAGGGTGCCACCATCGCTGGCTGCTCGCCGGATCTGAGGGAGAGGGGAGGAAGAGGGTGGGggagggcggcgccgccgccaccactgtCTGGAGATATGGAGGAGGGAGTGGGAGAGGGAGGTCgcgaggagggaggaggggcgCGGTGCGTGGCCGAGCGGAGCGGAGAGGGAGGTCGCGAGGGCACAGAGCGGAGTGGAGAAGGATGAGGCGCGGCGACTGGCGACTGGGCGAGCCGCTTATATATGCGGGGGTGGggtgctgaaaggtccttgttggttttggtaattgagtgacaacctaggtggactaattgtgtttatgtgagatacacaggtgattagtccacaggtacatgtgtgtgagcaacatatgccatgaaggtgaaaatggcttggagatgttgcaaagctcacacatgtgatgatgaaggagcttattgcacatgagacatgacattgagtcatgtgatcaaggtggagaagatcaagacatgacttggcttgatggaccggttgcaagcgtgaagggcaagtcaaaggctttggagtgatggaccgcgtggcggtgaagcttgagcaagacttggcgccaatggacgatggcaacggtgaagagcaagtggagtcaagatcgatgaaccaatatgatcatgtgatgatatgaagtggatcgtatcattgttgatcatgttggtgtatgtgttgcatcaacattgaaggagatggaacggaatgcgcaaggcaaaggtataacctagggcatttcatttcaccgatcataggtgtgtagagaagtttatgaccgggtttaggatagatggccgtactatcaagaggggcaaacttgtttgcatatcggtcatctagtgccactcgagtgatctaactttgcatcatcgctaggatcaagtggcgtggcaagttgagtggctaacatcctttgggaaatgattgtgaaatgctaacacacatacacatggtgatgtacacttggtggtgttggcacatttacaaaggaggtggtgtttgcagggttgagattcggcgctttcgggaaaatggagtgcctattttctattgcgccggatgcaaattcttggtggttggctctttggagcaaggatgaagaagttagaagtgagaacgagttgatcgcgaagatgctggcgtcggtcaactgaccggacgctggatctatatgcaccggacgctggcaggctacgtccggtcaggctgacgtacgattaCGCAGaaactggagtgtgaccggacgctggctgcgtccgatcaagtgtgaccggacgcatccggtcgaggtcggtaccttactggaaacgaccgaacgctgggggttcagcatccggtcagttgaagctgctgcgtccaatcaggtcaagtgaccgttgaaatcgggacacgtggtcgtctgcaggcgaccggacgctgaggtccagtgtccggtcaacacgactggagcgtccggtcggcccgaccgttgcccagtgaaggggtaacggctagtttagcccttggggctataaatagaagtggccttcggccatggctggggctgagcacctcaagggacttagtgtccatgcttgtgagtgcttgggagccctccatcacacatatacttgatagtgatcattcgattgtgtgagtgagcgattctagtgcgattgcatcgtgaggttgcatcgagtggcactaggtgatcgagttgcaagccggtggttcttgttactcttggaggttgccacctcctagacggcttggtgatggtctcggtcgaagcgcgcaagaagcttgtgtggcgctccggagaagtgcttgtgaggggcacttgtgctcgccccgcgggagtcgcgaagagcaacattagtaaagcgtgtcattgagctaccctcactcaaggggtaggttcttgcggtgcccaacgtgcgggcttggcgggtgatgccaattagccgccgaaccaccaagtgagcggtcgacacaacggggactagcgtgttggcaaacacgtgaacctcgggagaaaaatcatcgtgtcaaccttgttcttcccgttggtttgcatctccgttacacaagcttgcgtttactttcatatacattacgcttgtgttgttgcttttgtaattagatagcttgtgtagcttgctaattaccttcttgcttgtgtagcatagaagtagctcccttgcgtggctaatttggttttagtaaccttgttagtcacattgcttagtttgtgtagctaagtatttgcgctctctaattaggcattggttgccttgttattgagcattactagtaagcttagttagctttgtgcttttgcttactagcatgtgtaggagctcccttgttgcttaaagtactagtgacataggtttgtgtaaccttgctcctagaattgtttaggagagctctaactagcccggcacctttgttgcataattgttatctttgcaaggtgctagtgaacatatatagtggggtatagtcttggctagaccgatagttttaattccgcatttgttttggttagtcaacgtgattaagttttaaaaggactattcaccccccctttagtccgccatctcgacccttcaagtggtatcagagataggtctcttatttgtggtcttcaccgacccgagaggatggcggcttatgggctagatgttgattgtccatacatttttgatggcacacactttacacgatggaaaaattagatgatatgcaattttaagtttatttgccctcaaatgtggtggatggtagatgtaggcttttctcatgtgttggatgaagataatctaactcaagcacaagaaaaatgcctagatctcgatatCCAAGCTACTaatatcatgtatagatctttgcatgattgcatatttggagagatcattgacatgaagaccgcccatgagatttggagttatctcaatgagaagtatggtgtggtctccgatgatgatgatcgatccactacaagttcacttgacaaagttgataatgatgccacaagtgttgcaagtgatgatgctaccccatgcacacttgatggggatgatggttcatgctcaagccatgatgaagatgctactacaagctctccaactacatcacattgcttcatgtcacaaggtgacactaaggtatctaatgcaaatgtgattgatcttgattcatatgaggagcttctagatagatatggttgcatgatcaaagctttagaaaaagagatggctaaaaccgagaaattgaaaaatgataactcttttctaaagaacacatgtgaacaacaaaagcatctactctatgttactacttgttcacatgaggagctaaaattggctcatgaggaacttagtgttgctcatgataacttggtacaagacgatgcttttctcactatggagatttctaatggaaaaattaaaactagtgagagctcatcacatgggtcaattgatcaatcacatattattgctaacccttgtgatgtaggcaagaagcatgtatccacctcttatgatgatttactagaaatgccatgctcttcatatatagatgcttgttctacttctatgtcttgtatgactaacattttgaaggagaacaatgagctcaaaaatgaagtaaagaaattgagaaataagttagagaggtgctacaactcaaaagtcacctttgagcacatattgaagactcaaagaatctatggtgacaagtgtggccttggcttcgagaagaagatgacaaagggcgaaagaaagagaagaaagatgaagaagattCAACAAAGAAAACTCTCTcacaccatgtgctaccggtgtcatgaagcaggacaccttgcaaatggttgccctaacattgagaagctcaagatgatgaaagaagaagagaggctaaggcatgtcaagtgctttaagtgccgcacttggggtcatcttacctcaatatgcccaaccaagcaattggtgaagcaacaagtgaagcctcaaccaaagccacaagttgagcaagagaagacaccccaagttcaaatcaagatcaacc
It encodes:
- the LOC136482128 gene encoding abscisic acid 8'-hydroxylase 4-like isoform X1 — translated: MGMAKPWIGSMDGMMHRQLQAPACQSHSSSSFLGVSCLLLLFFLAAIYCIVIITTCNNNNNNRLIRQLIRFKGRRRKNDRRDYNENNADAPPGRGWWWSVVETLAFVSANSSGRGFYHFVEARHRRYGPPCFRTALFGATHVFVSSPDAARSLLAADHAAGFSKRYVRTVADLLGEHSLLCASHAAHRALRRAVAPLFNAQATASLAANFDALTRRLIKRHWTTTTSTVVVLDAALDITFEAICDMLIGRTTLQPDVKRQLQSDVLAVTRAMLAFPLRLPGTRFHAGLRARKRIMEVLRQEIASRQRRIMDDMEEEEEDDDDHHHHHSKHDNDFLQSLLLLRRRRRRSQQQQLLQLRQQSPSNEDLFLTDDQIVDNILTLIIAGQVTTASAITWMVKYLADNKDFQETLRSVQLELALKHKADGDGDGDGDGDADAPLTLQHLNSMELAYMTVKESLRMASIVSWFPRVALEDCQVAALHTGFHINKGWIVNIDARALHYDATLYDNPTMFDPSRFKGEDTYTKRQAPYSFLVFGAGGRTCLGMNLAKIMMLIFLHHLVTNWRWEMADDDPSLEKWAMFPRLKSGCPIHLTPISDQQEAS
- the LOC136482128 gene encoding abscisic acid 8'-hydroxylase 4-like isoform X2, with translation MGMAKPWIGSMDGMMHRQLQAPACQSHSSSSFLGVSCLLLLFFLAAIYCIVIITTCNNNNNNRLIRQLIRFKGRRRKNDRRDYNENNADAPPGRGWWWSVVETLAFVSANSSGRGFYHFVEARHRRYGPPCFRTALFGATHVFVSSPDAARSLLAADHAAGFSKRYVRTVADLLGEHSLLCASHAAHRALRRAVAPLFNAQATASLAANFDALTRRLIKRHWTTTTSTVVVLDAALDITFEAICDMLIGRTTLQPDVKRQLQSDVLAVTRAMLAFPLRLPGTRFHAGLRARKRIMEVLRQEIASRQRRIMDDMEEEEEDDDDHHHHHSKHDNDFLQSLLLLRRRRRRSQQQQLLQLRQQSPSNEDLFLTDDQIVDNILTLIIAGQVTTASAITWMVKYLADNKDFQETLRSVQLELALKHKADGDGDGDGDGDADAPLTLQHLNSMELAYMTVKESLRMASIVSWFPRVALEDCQVAGFHINKGWIVNIDARALHYDATLYDNPTMFDPSRFKGEDTYTKRQAPYSFLVFGAGGRTCLGMNLAKIMMLIFLHHLVTNWRWEMADDDPSLEKWAMFPRLKSGCPIHLTPISDQQEAS